In Syngnathus scovelli strain Florida chromosome 11, RoL_Ssco_1.2, whole genome shotgun sequence, one DNA window encodes the following:
- the nudt3b gene encoding diphosphoinositol polyphosphate phosphohydrolase 1: MMKLKSNQTRTYDGDGYKKRAACLCFRSELEEEVLLVSSSRHPDKWIVPGGGMEPEEEPSVAATREVCEEAGVKGTLGRLVGVFENQERKHRTFVYVLIVTEVLEDWEDSVNIGRKREWFKIDDAIQLLRCHKPVQATYFEALQESCLTSNGTPLAATIAPTYSINQSSVSDIR; encoded by the exons ATGATGAAGCTCAAGTCAAACCAGACCCGGACGTACGACGGGGACGGCTACAAGAAGCGCGCCGCCTGCCTGTGCTTCAGAAGCGAATTGGAGGAAGAG GTGCTGCTGGTAAGCAGCAGTCGACATCCCGATAAATGGATCGTTCCCGGTGGGGGCATGGAACCTGAGGAGGAGCCCAGCGTTGCTGCTACTCGGGAAGTGTGCGAGGAG GCGGGCGTGAAGGGGACATTGGGTCGTTTAGTCGGCGTGTTCGAG AACCAGGAAAGGAAACACAGGACCTTTGTTTACGTTCTCATCGTGACGGAGGTTCTGGAGGACTGGGAGGACTCGGTCAACATTG GGAGGAAAAGGGAATGGTTTAAAATAGACGATGCCATACAGTTGTTGCGGTGTCACAAGCCCGTGCAGGCCACGTACTTCGAGGCTCTCCAGGAGAGCTGCCTGACCAGCAACGGGACCCCATTGGCGGCCACCATTGCCCCCACCTACAGCATCAACCAGAGCTCCGTCTCAGATATCAGATAA